The proteins below are encoded in one region of Halodesulfovibrio sp. MK-HDV:
- a CDS encoding DUF2325 domain-containing protein, translated as MCATLIGGMDRLRRDYINTAKSQGVKLKVFTGKENSIAGKMGTPDMVILFTNKVSHAARREVVQYAKAKNIPIHMAHSCGVSTLKQVLR; from the coding sequence ATGTGTGCTACGTTAATAGGCGGAATGGATAGACTTAGACGTGATTACATAAACACAGCAAAAAGTCAGGGTGTGAAATTGAAGGTGTTTACTGGAAAGGAGAACTCTATAGCTGGTAAAATGGGAACCCCCGATATGGTTATCCTGTTTACCAACAAAGTTTCACACGCCGCCCGTCGGGAAGTGGTACAATACGCAAAAGCAAAAAATATTCCGATTCATATGGCTCATTCCTGCGGTGTTTCCACACTTAAGCAGGTGTTACGATAA
- a CDS encoding lipopolysaccharide assembly protein LapB, producing the protein MKDDSKAAKEHIARAKAYFQRHDVLRATASVIASLRLVLAGKVTGVDRITVDSALKEVLHNMNRVTEIKKRFPRGIMYAKGHEKLVHDSLVKLFLELKKAEESESYKQQLNRKMTLDKALNRGRRYLSGGKLQDATEAFEEAKALYVDEHSMFRMIGEWCLACKQPKLAVKYLKKAVSVDPDTRKAKRILLDAVVGTGDKVGAAKLKAQLQGDYS; encoded by the coding sequence ATGAAAGATGATTCCAAAGCTGCAAAAGAACATATTGCCCGAGCTAAAGCTTATTTCCAGCGACATGATGTCCTGCGAGCAACTGCCTCTGTCATTGCGTCACTGAGGCTCGTTCTTGCGGGAAAGGTTACTGGAGTTGATAGGATCACGGTGGACTCTGCACTGAAAGAAGTGCTGCACAACATGAATAGAGTAACCGAAATAAAAAAAAGATTTCCTCGCGGTATCATGTACGCGAAAGGGCATGAGAAATTGGTTCACGACAGTCTCGTGAAGCTGTTTCTTGAATTGAAGAAAGCTGAGGAGTCAGAATCCTATAAACAGCAGCTTAATCGCAAGATGACACTTGATAAGGCGTTAAATCGGGGAAGAAGATATCTTTCCGGTGGCAAGCTGCAAGATGCAACAGAAGCGTTTGAAGAAGCAAAAGCGTTGTATGTTGACGAACATAGCATGTTTCGCATGATCGGCGAGTGGTGTCTGGCATGTAAACAGCCTAAACTGGCTGTAAAATATTTAAAAAAAGCAGTTTCTGTTGATCCTGATACCAGGAAGGCAAAACGTATTCTGCTTGATGCTGTGGTTGGTACTGGGGATAAAGTCGGCGCTGCCAAATTAAAGGCGCAGTTACAGGGCGATTATTCTTAG
- the ahbB gene encoding siroheme decarboxylase subunit beta has translation MAKTEFTEIEKKILHIVQANLPDSATPYADIAKEVGTDEETVLNLLQLMKDEGTIRRFGASLKHQKAGFNHNAMVAWVVDEDIIDGIGKIAAKHTLISHCYHRPTTHPEWKYNLFTMIHGRHEDEYMEVVEELRNATELDEFAVLTSLKELKKTSMTYF, from the coding sequence ATGGCGAAAACCGAGTTTACGGAAATCGAAAAAAAGATTTTGCATATTGTGCAAGCCAATCTTCCAGATAGCGCTACTCCATACGCAGATATTGCAAAAGAAGTGGGCACAGACGAAGAAACTGTTCTTAATCTGCTGCAGCTTATGAAAGACGAAGGCACAATCCGCCGTTTTGGTGCGAGCTTAAAGCATCAGAAAGCAGGATTTAATCATAATGCAATGGTTGCATGGGTAGTAGACGAAGACATCATTGATGGAATCGGTAAAATTGCTGCCAAGCATACACTCATTTCCCATTGCTACCACCGTCCGACCACTCACCCTGAGTGGAAATACAATCTTTTTACGATGATTCATGGTCGTCACGAAGATGAGTACATGGAAGTTGTTGAAGAGCTTCGCAATGCGACTGAGCTGGACGAATTCGCCGTGCTCACGTCTTTGAAAGAGCTCAAAAAAACATCCATGACATATTTTTAG
- the cobJ gene encoding precorrin-3B C(17)-methyltransferase, protein MGSSLKVVGLGPGDSALLTPQAQKAIEDADVIVGYTLYVDLVPDALKEGKELVSTGMMGEMARCEKAIEIALSGKDTVVVCSGDPGIYAMSGLIYELAEEHLDTLEIEVVAGIPALSAASALLGAPLMHDFAVISLSDLLTEWELIEKRLKAAAEADFVIVLYNPKSKRRNWQIGKALEIVGTVRSADTPVGLVKSAYRKEQETIVFSLSSFDTDQVDMLSTIIIGNSTTRMIGENIVTPRGYLKKYRN, encoded by the coding sequence ATGGGTTCCTCTTTGAAAGTAGTCGGGCTTGGCCCCGGCGATAGTGCATTGCTAACGCCACAGGCGCAAAAAGCAATTGAAGATGCTGACGTCATTGTCGGATACACTTTGTACGTTGATCTGGTTCCGGATGCATTGAAAGAAGGCAAAGAACTTGTTTCAACAGGCATGATGGGCGAAATGGCTCGCTGTGAAAAAGCGATTGAAATTGCTTTGAGTGGCAAGGATACTGTTGTAGTCTGTTCAGGTGATCCAGGGATTTATGCTATGTCCGGCCTTATTTACGAATTGGCGGAAGAGCATCTTGATACGCTTGAGATCGAAGTTGTGGCGGGAATTCCGGCACTGTCTGCGGCCTCTGCCTTGCTTGGCGCACCACTGATGCACGACTTTGCTGTGATCAGCCTTTCGGACTTGCTGACAGAATGGGAACTTATTGAGAAACGCTTGAAAGCTGCCGCTGAGGCAGATTTTGTGATAGTCTTATATAATCCGAAATCCAAACGCAGAAACTGGCAAATTGGTAAAGCGCTTGAGATTGTAGGAACCGTGCGGAGTGCAGATACTCCGGTGGGTTTGGTGAAGTCTGCCTATCGTAAGGAACAGGAAACTATAGTGTTTTCTTTAAGTTCCTTTGACACCGACCAAGTAGATATGCTTTCTACAATAATAATAGGCAATTCCACAACACGAATGATAGGTGAAAACATCGTAACTCCCCGTGGTTACCTGAAAAAGTACCGTAACTAA
- a CDS encoding cobalt-precorrin 5A hydrolase, with the protein MNNLAVYAVTPKGVALARTIADALGGSVFVPTRMVDADSAAQETGFESLRTCVAEGFSDFSAHVFITAAGIAVRAIAPHLVSKDVDPAVVVMDQNGRHVVSLLSGHLGGANDLATVVAQLVGGVAVITTATDTEQLPSLDLVAVEAGCTIHNIGAVKHVNGALLAGEKVVLDDPADVLGLKHGAFEKYFLAAELVPFSEEDAPSVVVSWRSAELLEPEEKTLLLHPKVLCVGVGSKRGVPKDAVLGLIRDTFQKRDLALESIAYLASVDAKADEEGIIEAAEELGVPFVSFAADVLDGVDVPNPSDAPKRAVGTKSVAEAAALHCASLKHGARLVVEKEKGDGVTCAVALEI; encoded by the coding sequence ATGAACAACCTAGCCGTATACGCAGTCACCCCAAAGGGCGTGGCGCTTGCTCGCACCATTGCAGACGCGCTTGGTGGCAGTGTCTTTGTACCGACACGAATGGTCGACGCTGATTCGGCTGCGCAAGAGACAGGCTTTGAGAGCCTGCGAACATGCGTTGCCGAGGGCTTCAGCGACTTTTCTGCGCATGTTTTCATCACGGCTGCTGGCATTGCTGTTCGTGCTATTGCACCACATCTGGTGAGCAAGGACGTTGATCCTGCCGTTGTTGTAATGGATCAGAACGGGCGGCACGTTGTGAGTTTGCTTTCCGGTCACTTGGGCGGCGCGAATGATCTGGCTACGGTTGTGGCGCAGCTTGTTGGCGGCGTTGCTGTTATTACCACGGCCACTGACACGGAACAGCTGCCATCACTTGATCTGGTAGCTGTTGAAGCTGGCTGCACTATTCATAATATTGGTGCAGTAAAGCACGTTAACGGCGCTTTGCTTGCGGGTGAAAAAGTTGTTCTTGATGACCCTGCGGATGTGCTTGGGTTGAAGCATGGCGCGTTTGAAAAATATTTTTTGGCAGCAGAGCTGGTGCCGTTTTCGGAAGAAGACGCTCCAAGTGTAGTTGTTTCATGGCGTAGTGCAGAATTGCTCGAGCCGGAAGAAAAAACGTTGCTGCTGCATCCTAAAGTGCTGTGCGTAGGCGTTGGTTCTAAGCGTGGTGTTCCCAAGGATGCTGTTCTCGGACTTATTCGGGATACGTTTCAGAAACGGGATCTAGCGCTTGAGAGTATTGCGTACTTGGCTTCGGTTGATGCCAAGGCGGACGAAGAGGGCATTATTGAAGCTGCTGAAGAGCTTGGTGTGCCTTTTGTATCGTTCGCAGCAGATGTTCTTGATGGCGTGGATGTTCCAAATCCTTCCGATGCACCGAAGCGGGCTGTAGGCACTAAGAGTGTCGCTGAGGCCGCTGCGCTTCATTGCGCGTCGCTGAAGCATGGTGCGCGGTTGGTTGTAGAAAAAGAAAAGGGTGACGGCGTAACTTGCGCTGTCGCGTTGGAGATATAA
- a CDS encoding tetratricopeptide repeat protein, which translates to MCAAREIGALSKAGMAAMADGNYMNAEFMMHQAIRRAEQLGVDTYTAKLKNNFGIILNLQGKTNEAAGYFDEALTTITRTIGTENKLYRVIEANLQDTRVGQA; encoded by the coding sequence ATGTGTGCTGCAAGAGAAATTGGTGCCCTGAGCAAAGCAGGTATGGCAGCTATGGCTGATGGTAATTACATGAATGCAGAATTTATGATGCATCAGGCTATCCGTAGAGCAGAACAGCTCGGGGTAGATACCTATACAGCAAAGCTTAAAAATAACTTTGGTATTATTCTAAATTTGCAAGGCAAAACGAATGAAGCCGCCGGTTATTTTGATGAAGCACTCACAACAATTACCAGAACAATCGGAACTGAGAATAAACTCTACCGTGTTATTGAAGCAAATCTGCAAGATACACGTGTAGGACAAGCTTAA
- a CDS encoding NAD(P)H-dependent glycerol-3-phosphate dehydrogenase has protein sequence MNVTVIGGGSWGTALAQLLADKGYTVPLLVRDDKQAEAINSTRENAKYLPNVPLHENITATTNAQTALTGARHILFSVPCQVFRSTLKKFEPLIDDGTTIICSNKGLELDTGKTVSEVVTEELGHKNPIFAMLSGPSFAAEVVRGMPTAVVLGCCNHQCGKELREMFSNENFRAYSSTDVLGVELGGAFKNVIAIAAGMSDGLRFGANARAALITRGLAEMSRLGVVMGAKAETFMGLSGMGDLVLTCTGDLSRNRQVGLKLGQGKTMDQILEEMHQVAEGVKTTTAVHRLAQRLSVELPITATMHAIIHDGKNPHVAWRELMKRDLREE, from the coding sequence ATGAACGTTACCGTAATCGGCGGCGGAAGCTGGGGAACAGCCCTCGCTCAACTGCTTGCCGACAAGGGATATACAGTACCGTTACTCGTGCGTGACGATAAGCAGGCTGAAGCCATTAACAGCACACGGGAAAACGCTAAATACTTACCGAATGTGCCGCTCCACGAGAATATTACTGCAACAACCAACGCACAGACCGCACTCACAGGTGCGCGTCACATTCTTTTTTCTGTACCGTGTCAGGTATTTCGCAGCACGTTGAAAAAGTTTGAACCGCTCATTGATGATGGCACTACAATAATATGCTCCAACAAGGGGCTGGAACTGGACACTGGCAAAACCGTGTCTGAAGTTGTCACAGAAGAACTCGGACATAAAAATCCTATTTTCGCCATGCTTTCCGGCCCTTCATTCGCAGCAGAAGTTGTGCGCGGTATGCCGACAGCAGTTGTCTTAGGCTGCTGCAATCATCAATGTGGCAAAGAGTTACGCGAAATGTTTTCCAATGAAAATTTCCGTGCATACTCATCAACAGATGTCCTCGGTGTTGAACTCGGCGGCGCATTCAAAAACGTTATCGCCATCGCAGCAGGCATGTCCGACGGACTACGGTTCGGCGCAAACGCACGCGCTGCGCTCATCACACGCGGTCTTGCAGAAATGTCACGTCTCGGCGTTGTCATGGGTGCAAAGGCAGAAACATTTATGGGGCTTTCTGGAATGGGAGATCTCGTATTAACCTGCACTGGTGACCTGTCTCGAAACAGACAAGTCGGGCTCAAGCTCGGCCAAGGCAAAACCATGGATCAGATCCTCGAAGAAATGCATCAGGTCGCTGAAGGCGTGAAGACCACAACCGCGGTTCACAGGCTTGCACAGCGCCTCAGCGTTGAACTTCCTATTACTGCCACCATGCATGCCATTATCCACGATGGAAAGAATCCGCACGTCGCATGGCGCGAACTGATGAAGCGTGACCTGCGAGAAGAATAG
- a CDS encoding cytochrome c3 family protein: MLHRYLIPSVPLIISLFFAAICIAAAQEAPQEPVVIGVPAGAKIKKPKVAFQHAKHAALQCDACHHMLKENPEVYSCSSKGCHDLGNPTSSKERKSIRYFRNAFHMNSKASCNGCHKSLKKEGKPAGPTSCKGCHTVK, translated from the coding sequence ATGTTACATCGCTACCTTATTCCTTCCGTTCCATTGATTATTTCACTTTTTTTTGCAGCTATCTGTATAGCTGCGGCTCAGGAAGCGCCTCAGGAGCCGGTTGTAATCGGGGTTCCTGCCGGGGCAAAGATCAAGAAGCCGAAGGTAGCGTTTCAGCATGCTAAACATGCTGCGTTACAGTGCGATGCGTGTCACCACATGCTGAAGGAAAATCCAGAGGTCTACTCTTGTTCATCTAAAGGCTGCCATGATCTTGGCAACCCGACTTCATCCAAAGAACGTAAGTCTATTCGTTATTTCCGAAACGCATTCCATATGAATAGTAAAGCCAGCTGTAACGGCTGTCATAAGTCCCTTAAGAAAGAGGGCAAGCCTGCAGGACCAACCTCTTGTAAGGGGTGCCATACTGTAAAATAA
- a CDS encoding DUF1007 family protein yields the protein MRTALSLLLILCLCSMVFTPRVAKAHPHVFIDSSLNLHFENNSLKSIDVVWTFDDMSSDLFLIDLDTNADGALTQAEWNKQRPDIESYLAEQSFFVHIMLNGKRVSLKKITNFVAIFEKGTLKYKMNIPFSVAKKESVQKMQIAIFDPSYYSDFYTALEAVAVDGKKDLQLTIDEAPELAFYQGQIIPTAVTFEF from the coding sequence ATGAGAACTGCCTTATCACTGCTTCTTATCCTTTGTCTTTGCAGCATGGTATTTACCCCACGCGTCGCAAAGGCACACCCGCATGTATTTATCGACAGCTCATTGAATTTGCACTTCGAAAACAACAGCCTGAAATCGATTGATGTTGTCTGGACATTCGACGATATGTCCAGCGACCTGTTTTTGATTGATCTAGATACAAACGCTGATGGCGCGTTAACTCAGGCTGAATGGAACAAACAGCGTCCGGACATTGAAAGTTATCTTGCTGAACAAAGTTTTTTCGTTCACATAATGCTTAACGGTAAAAGAGTTTCGTTGAAAAAGATCACCAACTTTGTCGCGATCTTTGAAAAGGGAACGTTGAAGTACAAAATGAACATTCCGTTTTCCGTTGCAAAAAAAGAGTCAGTACAAAAAATGCAAATCGCTATATTTGACCCTTCTTACTACTCAGATTTTTATACTGCCTTAGAGGCTGTCGCTGTTGATGGAAAAAAAGATCTACAGCTTACTATTGATGAGGCACCGGAACTGGCATTCTATCAGGGTCAAATCATCCCTACAGCCGTTACATTTGAGTTTTAG
- the hemL gene encoding glutamate-1-semialdehyde 2,1-aminomutase, which produces MERSSELYARAKDLMPGGVNSPIRACLSVECEPLFIKKGEGATLTTEDGKTYIDFVEGWGPMLLGHAHPDVTKAIQESAANGCCFGAPYAGEVELAQMIVDAMPGIDMVRMVSSGTEATMTALRLARGYTGRDKFVKFIGNYHGHGDPFLAAAGSGFADLAIPGTPGVPAGTVQDTLLVPYNDLEAVRKQFEANGDEISCIIVEPMAGNMGVIPPAEGFLQGLRDVCDQYGALLIFDEVITGFRLSYGGAQKRFGVTPDLTTLGKIIGGGMPVGAYGGKREIMDRVAPTGNIFQAGTNSGNPVVMAAGIATLKVLQNADYDALEARVAAFAKELHAILASKGVDVTYNTIASMFTMFFTNEKVTHFEHSKACNAKMYASFYQQMRAQGIYLASLGLEAAMVSFAHTDEQLEKALEAARNVKF; this is translated from the coding sequence ATGGAACGCTCCAGTGAATTATACGCACGCGCAAAAGACCTTATGCCTGGTGGCGTAAACAGCCCAATCCGTGCTTGTCTTAGCGTTGAATGTGAGCCGCTTTTCATTAAAAAAGGTGAAGGCGCAACTCTTACCACTGAAGACGGCAAGACCTACATCGATTTCGTTGAAGGTTGGGGTCCAATGCTGCTTGGTCACGCTCATCCGGACGTAACCAAAGCAATTCAGGAATCCGCTGCAAACGGCTGCTGTTTCGGTGCACCTTACGCTGGCGAGGTTGAACTTGCACAGATGATCGTTGATGCAATGCCTGGTATAGACATGGTTCGTATGGTTAGCTCCGGTACTGAAGCTACCATGACAGCCTTACGTCTTGCTCGCGGTTACACAGGTCGTGACAAGTTCGTTAAATTTATTGGTAACTACCACGGTCACGGTGATCCGTTCCTCGCAGCAGCAGGCTCCGGTTTCGCAGATCTTGCAATTCCGGGTACACCGGGTGTTCCTGCCGGTACCGTTCAGGATACCTTGCTTGTTCCTTACAACGATCTTGAAGCAGTTCGTAAGCAGTTTGAAGCAAACGGCGACGAAATTTCCTGCATCATCGTTGAGCCAATGGCTGGTAACATGGGTGTTATCCCTCCAGCAGAAGGTTTCCTCCAAGGTCTTCGTGACGTGTGTGACCAGTACGGCGCATTGCTTATCTTCGACGAAGTAATCACCGGTTTCCGTCTCTCTTACGGTGGCGCACAGAAACGTTTCGGCGTTACTCCTGACCTCACCACTCTCGGTAAAATTATCGGCGGCGGTATGCCAGTAGGCGCATACGGCGGCAAGCGTGAGATCATGGATCGCGTGGCACCAACCGGTAACATTTTCCAAGCAGGCACTAACTCCGGTAACCCGGTTGTTATGGCAGCTGGTATTGCTACCCTGAAAGTGCTCCAGAATGCAGATTACGATGCACTCGAAGCCCGCGTTGCAGCGTTCGCTAAAGAACTGCACGCAATCCTCGCTTCCAAAGGTGTGGACGTAACCTACAACACCATCGCATCCATGTTCACCATGTTCTTCACGAACGAAAAAGTGACACATTTTGAGCACTCCAAAGCTTGTAATGCAAAAATGTACGCTTCTTTCTACCAGCAGATGCGCGCTCAAGGCATTTACCTTGCGTCCCTCGGTCTCGAGGCTGCAATGGTTTCCTTCGCGCATACTGACGAACAGCTTGAGAAAGCTCTCGAAGCTGCTCGTAACGTGAAGTTTTAG
- a CDS encoding methyl-accepting chemotaxis protein: MKTAKEEMFEGRQESIKLAVDSLAFLLAKEIDGLPKAEQKTALQNAINELRHEDDNSGYFFILQGGKFVVFPPNPQRVGESVINFQDSNGVMFNKELVAKAQEGGGFVEYIFDKPGMGKQPKISYGTHIGNTDYVIATGVYIDNIAIEGEEISNTITSMVDKAFLDRIILFCAIFAVIIPLCIMISRSILRPLSLATEAAQEVASGNLDVPISVDGQDEVTSLQRSLTQMVDTFKHDKKEMEKKEAEAQNQTQIARQAAQQAKDAMAQAEIATKEGILTAASTLEGLVRSMNSEMGSLFDQNSNIQQGTSSQMTRIGDAATAMEEMNATVLEVARNASEAASETERSRVMAQQGADAVTESVAAITQLHARSEELKGNMATLDAQSESIGDIINVINDIADQTNLLALNAAIEAARAGDAGRGFAVVADEVRKLAEKTMNATHEVSKNIKTIQDLAKLNAHGMDETLDAFENVQSLSSKSGEVLSEIVLAADSAAEQVRSIATAAEQQSAASEEITRSVEEIDSIARDNSTLVDSSAANTEQLVAQAENLNSVIEKLKADA; the protein is encoded by the coding sequence GTGAAAACGGCCAAAGAAGAGATGTTTGAAGGGCGTCAGGAGTCCATAAAACTTGCAGTAGACAGCTTGGCATTCTTGTTAGCGAAAGAAATTGACGGATTGCCTAAAGCTGAACAGAAAACCGCTTTGCAAAATGCAATTAACGAGCTTCGGCACGAAGATGACAACTCAGGATATTTTTTCATTCTTCAAGGTGGAAAATTTGTAGTATTCCCGCCGAATCCTCAACGAGTTGGCGAATCCGTAATAAATTTTCAAGACTCCAACGGGGTAATGTTCAACAAGGAGCTCGTAGCCAAAGCACAAGAAGGGGGAGGCTTTGTTGAGTACATTTTCGATAAACCGGGAATGGGAAAACAGCCTAAGATTAGTTACGGCACACACATCGGCAACACAGACTATGTTATCGCGACAGGTGTCTATATCGATAACATCGCAATAGAAGGCGAGGAAATCAGCAACACAATCACGTCCATGGTTGATAAAGCGTTCCTCGATAGAATTATTCTCTTCTGCGCTATTTTCGCTGTGATCATTCCACTATGCATTATGATTTCACGTAGTATTCTCCGCCCTCTCTCTCTGGCAACAGAGGCAGCACAGGAAGTAGCTTCCGGTAATCTGGATGTTCCTATCTCTGTTGACGGGCAAGACGAAGTAACCAGCCTACAGCGCTCCTTAACCCAGATGGTGGATACATTTAAGCACGACAAAAAAGAGATGGAAAAGAAAGAGGCTGAAGCACAGAACCAGACCCAAATCGCCCGCCAAGCTGCGCAACAAGCTAAAGACGCTATGGCACAAGCTGAAATCGCCACTAAAGAAGGTATCCTTACGGCTGCATCCACTCTTGAAGGCTTGGTACGCAGTATGAACAGTGAAATGGGGTCACTTTTCGATCAGAACTCAAATATTCAGCAAGGCACAAGTTCCCAGATGACCCGCATCGGTGATGCTGCAACAGCAATGGAGGAAATGAACGCTACCGTTCTGGAAGTTGCCCGCAACGCAAGTGAGGCTGCTTCTGAAACCGAACGTTCCCGCGTTATGGCACAGCAGGGGGCTGACGCAGTAACAGAATCCGTTGCAGCAATCACACAGCTGCATGCACGCAGCGAAGAACTTAAAGGCAATATGGCGACACTTGATGCCCAGTCTGAATCCATTGGTGACATCATCAATGTCATTAACGATATTGCGGATCAAACCAACCTGCTGGCGCTCAACGCCGCTATTGAAGCAGCACGAGCCGGTGATGCTGGACGAGGGTTTGCGGTTGTTGCGGATGAAGTTCGCAAACTTGCTGAAAAAACCATGAATGCAACTCATGAAGTAAGTAAGAATATTAAAACAATTCAGGATCTCGCCAAGCTTAACGCACACGGCATGGATGAGACTCTTGATGCGTTTGAAAACGTGCAAAGCTTATCCAGCAAATCCGGCGAAGTGCTTAGCGAAATTGTACTCGCTGCGGATTCTGCTGCTGAACAGGTACGCTCAATTGCAACCGCAGCAGAGCAGCAGTCAGCAGCGTCAGAAGAGATTACTCGAAGCGTGGAAGAAATTGATTCAATTGCCCGTGACAACAGCACACTCGTTGATAGTTCTGCCGCCAACACAGAACAGCTTGTTGCACAGGCTGAAAATCTCAACAGTGTGATTGAAAAATTGAAAGCAGACGCATAG
- a CDS encoding cytochrome c3 family protein yields the protein MKRVMVLAMAAILCVAFAMVAYAVDAPSEPVKMDATKKPVMFNHATHTDYKCGECHHPVDGKENYKKCATAGCHSAAKADKRKAGSYYKIVHNKKVGKSGIATCVSCHKKVAGKDKAKKKALTGCKKSKCHS from the coding sequence ATGAAAAGAGTAATGGTACTCGCTATGGCCGCAATACTTTGTGTTGCTTTTGCCATGGTTGCTTATGCTGTTGATGCCCCATCTGAACCAGTTAAGATGGACGCAACCAAGAAGCCGGTTATGTTTAACCACGCTACCCACACTGACTACAAATGTGGTGAATGTCACCATCCTGTAGATGGTAAAGAAAACTACAAAAAGTGTGCTACAGCAGGCTGCCACTCTGCTGCTAAAGCAGACAAAAGAAAAGCTGGTTCTTACTACAAAATTGTTCATAACAAAAAAGTTGGTAAATCCGGTATTGCAACCTGTGTTTCTTGTCACAAAAAAGTTGCTGGCAAAGACAAAGCTAAGAAAAAAGCTCTCACTGGTTGTAAAAAATCTAAATGTCACTCTTAG
- a CDS encoding GPR1/FUN34/YaaH family transporter — MRDNLANPAPLGLMGFGMTTVLLNIHNAGFFPISAMILAMGIFYGGTAQVIAGIMEFKKGNTFGTTAFTSYGFFWLTLVGLIVMPKLGWAEATPHAYMGCYLAMWGVFTFFMFLGTLKSNFCIKFIFGSLTVLFFLLAIRDFTGSALIGTIAGYEGIVCGLSAIYLAMAEVLNEVYDRVVLPIG, encoded by the coding sequence ATGCGTGATAATTTAGCGAATCCAGCACCACTCGGTCTTATGGGCTTTGGTATGACCACAGTGTTGTTGAACATTCACAATGCAGGATTTTTTCCAATCTCTGCAATGATCCTTGCAATGGGTATTTTTTACGGCGGTACTGCTCAGGTAATCGCCGGCATTATGGAATTTAAAAAAGGTAATACTTTCGGTACAACCGCTTTTACCTCTTACGGATTCTTCTGGCTTACTTTGGTGGGACTTATTGTCATGCCTAAGCTTGGCTGGGCAGAAGCAACCCCTCATGCTTACATGGGCTGCTACCTTGCAATGTGGGGTGTTTTTACTTTCTTCATGTTCCTTGGAACACTTAAAAGTAACTTCTGTATTAAATTTATCTTCGGCTCCCTTACCGTTTTGTTCTTCTTGCTTGCAATCCGTGATTTCACCGGTTCTGCACTCATCGGAACTATCGCAGGGTACGAAGGTATCGTTTGTGGTCTGTCTGCAATTTATCTTGCAATGGCAGAGGTACTTAATGAAGTTTACGACAGGGTTGTGCTGCCAATCGGCTAG